From Pseudomonas sp. stari2:
CTGGACACCGCGCAGCGCGGCAAAGCCGAAAGCCTCAACTATTTCTACCTGCGCTCGCCCTTGAGCGGGGAAATGGTGCCGCTGTCGGCGCTGGCCCGCTTCGACGCGCCGACCATCGGCCCGCTGTCGATTGCCCACGACGGCATGTTCCCGGCCGCCAACCTGTCGTTCAACCTGGCGCCCGGCGTGGCGTTGGGCGACGCGGTGATCCTGCTCAACCAGGCCAAGGCCGAGATCGGCATGCCGACCGCGATCAGCGGCAACTTCCAGGGCGCGGCGCAGGCATTCCAGAGCTCGCTGGCCAGCCAGCCGTGGCTGATTCTCGCGGCGCTGGTGGCGGTGTACATCATTCTGGGTGTGCTTTATGAGAGCTTCGTCCATCCGCTGACGATCATCTCGACCTTGCCGGCAGCGGGTCTCGGTGCGGTGATCATGCTGTGGATCTGCGGCCAGGACTTTTCGATCATGGCGCTGATCGGGCTGGTGCTGCTGATCGGTATCGTGAAGAAGAACGGCATCCTGATGATCGACTTCGCCCTCGAAGCCCAGCGCCATCGTGGGCTGGCCCCCCAGGATGCGATTTTCGAAGCATGCCTGACGCGGTTCCGGCCGATCATCATGACCACGCTCGCCGCCCTGCTCGGCGCCCTGCCGCTGATGCTCGGCTACGGCACCGGCGCCGAACTGCGCCAGCCACTGGGGATCGCGGTCGTGGGCGGATTGCTGGTCAGCCAGATGCTGACGCTGTTCACCACGCCGGTCATATACTTGTGGCTTGAGCGGCTGTTCCACAAGCCCAAACCATCGCCCGTCGCGGCGCTGGCAACGACAGACTGAGGCGGGTCATGCGCGTTCTGATTATCGAAGACGAAGAGAAAACCGCGGACTATCTGCACCGCGGCCTGACGGAACAGGGTTACACCGTGGATCTGGCCCGCGATGGCATCGAGGGCCTGCACCTGGCGCTGGAAAGCGACTACGCGGTGATCGTCCTCGACGTGATGCTGCCGGGCCTCGATGGCTTCGGCGTATTGCGCGCATTGCGTGCGCGCAAGCAGACGCCGGTGATCATGCTCACCGCCCGCGAACGGGTCGAAGACCGGATCAGGGGCCTGCGCGACGGCGCCGACGACTACCTCGGCAAACCGTTTTCCTTCCTCGAACTGGTGGCGCGCCTGCAAGCGTTGACCCGTCGCAGTGGCGGCCATGAACCGGTGCAAGTGAGCATCGCCGACCTGTGGATCGATCTGATCAGCCGCAAGGCCACCCGCGCCGGCACCCGGCTGGATCTGACCGCGAAAGAGTTTTCGCTGCTCAGTGTGCTGGCCCGGCGTCAGGGCGAAATCCTCTCGAAAACCGCGATTGCCGAAATGGTCTGGGACATCAATTTCGACAGCGACGCCAACGTGGTCGAAGTCGCGATCAAGCGCCTGCGGGCCAAGCTCGACGGGCCGTTCGACGAGAAATTGCTGCACACGATCCGCGGCATGGGTTATGTGCTGGAGAGCCGCGGTGTCCAGTAACTCAATAGCGCTGCGTCTGAGCGGGATGTTCACGCTGGTGGCGCTGCTGGTCTTCCTGTTGATCGGCGGCGCGCTGTATCAACAAGTGGACAAGGGCCTAGGCCTGCTGCCGGAAGCGGAACTGGATGCGCGTTACAGCGTGCTCGAATCCGCGCTCAACCGCTATGGCACCCCCGAGCATTGGGTAAAGATCAACGCCAAGCTCAAGCTGCTCGGCGAAGAAGACAAGCGCATCCATTTCTGGGTGGTCAGCGGCAATCCGGGGTACGAATTCGGCGAGCCGGATGCCTTGATCCGCACGTTCGCCCAAGGTGCGCCGGGCATGCGCGACCTGCAACTGCCCAACCATCCTTACCCGCTGAAAGTGCTGCTGACCGAACTGCCGGCCAAGGATCAGCGCCCGCCGCTACGCTTCATGATCGGCATCGACACCGAGGCTCTTCACCAGACCCAGCATCAGTTGCTGATCGCGCTGATCAGTCTGGCGGTGATCGGCGTGCTGCTGGCCTCGGCATTGGGTTACTGGGTGGCGCGAATCGGCCTCAAACCGCTGATCAAACTGTCCCATGAAGCCCAACGTCTGGCGCCGCCGTTGCGGGCCGGGCGCTTGCGCCTGTCGCCATTGCCGCCGGAACTCGAGCAGTTCGTCGACTCGTTCAACTCGACGCTGGAGCGGGTTGAACAAGCCTATTCGCGGCTGGAATCCTTCAACGCCGACGTCGCCCATGAACTGCGCTCGCCGTTGACCAACCTGATCGGTCAGACCCAGGTCGCACTGAC
This genomic window contains:
- a CDS encoding heavy metal response regulator transcription factor yields the protein MRVLIIEDEEKTADYLHRGLTEQGYTVDLARDGIEGLHLALESDYAVIVLDVMLPGLDGFGVLRALRARKQTPVIMLTARERVEDRIRGLRDGADDYLGKPFSFLELVARLQALTRRSGGHEPVQVSIADLWIDLISRKATRAGTRLDLTAKEFSLLSVLARRQGEILSKTAIAEMVWDINFDSDANVVEVAIKRLRAKLDGPFDEKLLHTIRGMGYVLESRGVQ
- a CDS encoding heavy metal sensor histidine kinase, whose product is MSSNSIALRLSGMFTLVALLVFLLIGGALYQQVDKGLGLLPEAELDARYSVLESALNRYGTPEHWVKINAKLKLLGEEDKRIHFWVVSGNPGYEFGEPDALIRTFAQGAPGMRDLQLPNHPYPLKVLLTELPAKDQRPPLRFMIGIDTEALHQTQHQLLIALISLAVIGVLLASALGYWVARIGLKPLIKLSHEAQRLAPPLRAGRLRLSPLPPELEQFVDSFNSTLERVEQAYSRLESFNADVAHELRSPLTNLIGQTQVALTRGRSAEHYFEVLQSNLEELERLRSIINDMLFLASADQGSKATKLTSTSLADEVATTLEYLDFILEDAQVQVRVSGDAQVQIEIAHLRRALINLLSNAVQHTAPGQVIEVQIAVEEHQVSIGVANPGSPIASEHLPRLFERFYRVDASRSNSGNNHGLGLAIVKAIALMHGGDVFVHSDRGMNTFGIHLPV